One genomic segment of Hordeum vulgare subsp. vulgare chromosome 2H, MorexV3_pseudomolecules_assembly, whole genome shotgun sequence includes these proteins:
- the LOC123431142 gene encoding G-type lectin S-receptor-like serine/threonine-protein kinase At1g11410, with the protein MVFCVVGCVSRFIIKKIGTRRIQGMPQRAIEEAKPFADENAFESNSLNGALLSSALIEFTTVLSATNNFNDKLGAGGFGPVYKGRLPDGQEIAIKRLSNSSSQGSEEFKNEVTVLSKLQHRNLVRLFGCCVHGEEKMLVYEYMPNNSLDSFIFDETKRSVLGWKLRCNIIQGIGKGLLYLHQDSTLRIIHRDLKASNVLLDDDFIPKISDFGMARIFGEYQRQALTHRIVGTYGYIAPEYAMEGKFSEKSDVFSFGVLILEIVCGRRNSSLIDHEWSMNLVGHAWTLWQEGRASELIDALMGTTYSKDEVSRCIQVGLLCVQELPGDRPAMPLVLRMLCGDVELPAPKRAAFFVGRAPSDDKDTESGNHLTYTELEGR; encoded by the exons ATGGTTTTCTGCGTAGTTGGATGTGTGtcgaggttcatcatcaagaaaATAG GCACAAGGAGAATACAAGGGATGCCACAAAGGGCCATTGAAGAAGCTAAACCATTTGCAGACGAAAACGCATTTGAAAGCAATTCACTGAATGGAGCACTTCTGAGCTCAGCTTTGATTGAGTTCACTACAGTTCTTTCAGCAACGAACAATTTCAACGACAAGCTTGGTGCCGGTGGATTTGGTCCAGTTTACAAG GGGAGGCTACCAGATGGCCAGGAAATCGCTATCAAGAGGTTGTCGAACAGCTCCAGTCAGGGATCAGAAGAGTTCAAGAATGAGGTGACCGTTCTATCCAAACTCCAGCACCGAAACTTGGTTAGGCTTTTTGGTTGCTGTGTTCATGGAGAAGAGAAGATGCTGGTGTATGAATACATGCCTAACAACAGTCTTGACTCCTTTATTTTTG ATGAAACTAAGAGATCGGTGTTGGGTTGGAAACtgcggtgcaatatcattcagggGATCGGGAAAGGGTTGCTCTACCTTCATCAGGACTCCACGCTGAGAATTATTCACAGGGACCTCAAAGCGAGCAATGTTCTGCTTGATGATGATTTCATTCCCAAGATATCCGACTTCGGCATGGCGAGAATTTTTGGCGAATACCAACGTCAAGCCCTTACTCACCGAATTGTTGGAACCTA TGGCTATATCGCCCCAGAGTACGCGATGGAGGGAAAATTCTCCGAGAAATCCGACGTCTTCAGTTTCggcgtgttgatcctggagatcgTGTGTGGGCGTAGGAACAGCTCCCTCATTGATCACGAATGGTCAATGAACCTTGTGGGCCAC GCATGGACGTTGTGGCAGGAAGGCAGAGCCTCGGAGCTCATCGATGCGCTGATGGGCACCACGTACTCTAAGGACGAGGTCAGCAGGTGCATCCAGGTGGGTCTCCTGTGCGTGCAGGAGTTACCAGGCGACAGGCCAGCCATGCCTCTCGTGCTGAGGATGCTGTGTGGCGACGTCGAGCTTCCCGCTCCGAAGCGTGCCGCGTTCTTTGTCGGAAGAGCTCCTTCGGACGACAAGGATACCGAATCAGGGAACCACTTGACATATACTGAATTGGAAGGCAGGTAG
- the LOC123431143 gene encoding exocyst complex component EXO70A1-like, producing the protein MRSFSFSSIPNLEDLSFSSFSTSPNGESRSYGTGYSRGLVWMEKVHMYLIDPEASILLKEIAELMILAGHAPNMCRAYGETRHNMLMRCLSLLDVQIEQKSYDNPAAATANGACSMQLYEKNQKMWIQALKVFVSTILPEERNSCAQIFGCDRKVEEDCFARATTRCTGELLTFGSMMANVKVNDQQHHKVPLLLQMHEELLKLQPTINNLMSGEAKGVISEQASMLLDKLGKEASSLLLEFLNVCSNLKPWQNTVLDGDILPLTQHVVGFVEQLNEYSDMIDLILLLTVEKEDKEITKSPWERYVLMLLARLQVKVEEKAESYKDERLRYIFLMNNAMHVLKGSGSSDLSMSMWDDQNRQQFVIRVEQYATAYLRASWTGALFQLSDQAVPRELPYEIRSTNSVKKSMKKFNSALGEISRVQTTWKVPNPQLRQHLRLVILQHVFPAYRAHLRRPRPGFHMEKHVKYTLDDIENHVLDLFEG; encoded by the coding sequence ATGCGatccttctcattttcatcaatcCCCAACTTGGAAGATCTCAGCTTCTCCTCATTTTCCACAAGTCCTAATGGTGAGAGCCGAAGTTATGGTACTGGATATAGCAGAGGTCTTGTGTGGATGGAGAAAGTACACATGTATCTGATTGACCCTGAAGCTTCAATCTTGCTAAAGGAGATTGCTGAGCTTATGATCCTTGCTGGCCATGCACCAAACATGTGTCGCGCTTACGGAGAAACACGCCACAACATGTTAATGCGATGCCTTTCTCTGCTCGATGTTCAGATTGAGCAAAAAAGCTACGACAACCCAGCAGCAGCAACTGCTAACGGTGCATGCAGCATGCAGCTTTATGAGAAGAATCAGAAAATGTGGATCCAAGCACTCAAAGTCTTTGTCAGCACAATCCTCCCTGAAGAACGCAATTCTTGCGCTCAGATATTCGGATGTGATCGTAAGGTGGAGGAAGATTGTTTTGCCAGAGCCACCACACGGTGTACTGGAGAATTACTCACATTTGGAAGTATGATGGCCAATGTCAAAGTGAATGACCAGCAACATCATAAAGTGCCCCTGCTTCTACAGATGCATGAAGAATTGTTAAAGCTTCAACCAACTATAAATAACCTCATGTCTGGTGAGGCCAAGGGTGTGATTAGTGAGCAGGCCAGTATGCTTCTCGATAAGCTTGGGAAAGAAGCATCAAGTCTCCTTCTGGAGTTTCTGAATGTATGTTCTAACCTCAAACCATGGCAAAATACAGTACTTGATGGAGATATCCTGCCATTGACACAACATGTCGTGGGTTTTGTTGAACAACTTAATGAGTACAGTGACATGATCGATCTTATATTATTACTCACTGTGGAGAAGGAGGACAAAGAGATAACTAAGAGTCCTTGGGAACGCTATGTGCTCATGCTGCTCGCACGTTTGCAGGTGAAGGTTGAGGAGAAAGCTGAATCTTACAAGGATGAGCGCCTGAGGTACATTTTCCTGATGAATAATGCAATGCATGTGCTTAAAGGCTCAGGGTCTTCCGATCTGAGTATGTCCATGTGGGATGATCAGAACCGCCAACAATTTGTCATAAGAGTGGAACAGTATGCAACAGCTTACCTTCGAGCATCATGGACTGGAGCTTTGTTTCAGTTGAGTGATCAAGCTGTGCCAAGAGAGTTACCATATGAGATACGAAGTACTAACTCGGTGAAAAAAAGCATGAAGAAATTCAATTCGGCACTCGGGGAAATAAGCAGGGTCCAAACGACATGGAAAGTGCCCAACCCTCAACTTAGACAACACTTACGGTTAGTTATATTGCAGCATGTCTTCCCCGCTTACCGCGCACATTTACGAAGGCCAAGGCCGGGCTTCCATATGGAGAAGCACGTAAAGTACACTCTTGACGACATAGAGAATCATGTTTTAGACTTGTTTGAAGGTTAA